Within Flavobacterium pisciphilum, the genomic segment CAGTACAAAACTCACATCTAAAATACAGCACTCAGAACTGCTCCATATTGAAAAGCAAACCACAATTAAGAACATCAACAAACAAGAGTGGAACAATTATTTGGGTACTCATAATATTTTTGATTGGGAGGGAATGCTGTATCTCGAGCAAACGTTCTCGGACAGCCAGGATCAGACCAATAAATGTGATTTCTTCTATTATATAATCCGTGACCAGAACAGGCAAGTGATTTTAATGACATTCTGTACATTCGGAATCTGGAAAGATGATATGCTGTCCACTGAATCAGTATCTAGACACCTTGAAGAAATTCGGAAAACCGATGCTATGCACATGACTTCTAAAATACTAAGTATAGGGTCGTTATTTACCGAGGGGCAGCACTGCTATATTAACGAGAGTCATACGCTGGCAGGGCAATCACTGCGATTGCTACTGAGTAAGCTGGAAGAATCATACAATTCGCTAGGGGCCGATATGCTCATTCTGCGTGATTTTGAGCCCGGATTCCACTGGGATGAAATGATAAGAAACCAAGGGTACTTCAGAATTGATATGCCCGAATCATGTGTTATTGAAAATGAAAACTGGCCAGCAATTGACAAGTATGGTTCCCTGCTTTCAACCCGTTCCCGCCAGCATTTCAATAGGGAAATATTAAAGTATGAAAAATTCTACGATGTAGAAATAAAAGATTGCCTAAATAAGGAAGACCTAGACAAAGCATACGAGCTATACTGCAACGTAAAGGACCGCAACCTGGCCATAAATACCTTTACCTATAACAGGCAAGTATTTGAAAACATGAACAGCTGTCCAAACTGGGAGTTCATAATTCTGACCCTCAAAGATGCCCCTGAAAAGAATTTGGTTGGGATAATGTTCTGCTATAAAAATTCCGAAAATGTATATGTGCCTGAACTTATCGGCATGGACTACATTGCGGGAGAAGGCTTCAACTTGTACAGACAGCTTTTATACCAAACGATCAAAAGAGCACGAGAGCTTCAAATTCCGCGAATCGATTTTGGCATATCGGCAACCTTTGAGAAGAAAAAACTTGGAGCTTCTGTAAAACCTAAAGTGGCTTACGTGCAGGCCAGGGATAACTACGCTATGGAACTTATGCAGACACTGCAGAATGAAACCAACATCCCGCGCTTATCCAGCTAAATTATAATTCCAACGAAAAGTGACGTCATAAATTTCCGGGCAGCAATGCCCCAGCTTTTTCTTGTTCAAATAAATCTAAATTCTGTTGCCATGATAAGATCTACATGTGAGAACGCACTTCAGGTTATTCGAAAAGCAGAACAGCAATTCAGCTTAGATCCTGAACATATAATAGAAAAATCCTACCATATGATTACCGTACTTCGAAACTTGCTTAGTACGGTAAAAAAAAATGTTTTAGAAAATGGATTCTCTGATGAAAGTGAAGAGATTAATTTTTTTAAAAGTATTAAACCCCAAATACTGGGAAAACTGATATTCTACAATAAAGTTTTCCGCATTGAAGCATCCTGTCCGGTTGTAAGCGGCAAAATGCATCACAAATACTTTTCCAATGAACTTAATTTGCTAAAACAAGAATATAAAGACCACTTCTATACCACTGACTTCTATCGCTACTATCGCTCAGGAAGAACCGAATGGGACCACCATTTTTTTTGTCTGGGAAAAATAGACCTTCATGAAGGAGTTAATAGTTTTGTGTTTGAAATTGACACTCAATTTTCTACCTATTACGATTATAAGGTAGCGCGAATAATTGCCAACGAACTTCTTTACAGCTATCTGATCTCCAAAATTGAACCTGACACGCAGCAAACTAATATTTTTTCAGATGGAAACACAGCTAACAGAGATTTTTTCTGGACAGATTCAAAGAATGCACTGATCGAATTAATCTATGCACTTCATGCATCAGGCAGCATTTCTCACGGAAAAGCGGGAATTCGTAAAATCAGTATGGTCTTTCAGTTGCTGTTCAGGATACAGCTTGGTGATGTCCATCATGCCTTCCACAGGATGAAAGACAGGACTGACAGCAAAAGTATATTTCTGGATCAGCTGAAATCATCGCTTAAACAGCACATGGAAAAAGAGCTGTAGCGGATTTTGAAACTTGCAATTCTCCACCAATGTGATGCAATTGGCATTGAGTGGCCAATAATATATAATCGCTTCTGCATGTTCATCTGTCCCAACAAATCAGTATAGTTGTATAATTATTGTAACCGTTAAAATTTTCATAAAACCACATTTTACATTGGCTGACATTGGCACTGTAAAAATTTTACCCGTAGCAATTTTGCATCACTAATGCAAAACACACGGCCATGAATATAGACAGAATGGAATTCATTTCCTGGATGGAACGGATCATAGAACGATTCGATCTTATGAGCGCACATATTATTGAACTAGAAAAAAAGCGTGGAAGTGTTGACGGCGAAGAGCTATTGGACAATCAGGATATATTGCAAATGCTGAAAATAAGTTCCAGGTCACTTCAGCGGTATCGATCTTCGGGCAGGCTCCCCTATTATACTATCAGTGGAAAAATCTATTATAAATTATCTGATGTACACCAGTTCATCCGAGAGAGTTTTAATGTCCGAATGCCGAAAACATACGACAGGTAGTGAAAAATAATGCCAAAAGATTCCAGCTTTTAGTCAACACTTTTTCACACTTTAATTTCGCAAATGAATTTAAAATTTAAAATTATGAACGAACAAATTAAAGAGATGCTTAACACGCAGGAAGAATTATCGGATATATTGCTGGTATTCGATAAAGAGAAAAAGAAAATCCTGGCCGTAAAAGGCATTGATCAAAATGGCAATCTGGAAACCGTTGACCCTACCCGGAAAAATGAGAATCAGTTTATGCGGGTAGATAAGCAGGGTGATTTGTTTTCGAATTTCTTTTCCAATTTTTTCAGCCAGCTGAAGAACCCAACTAATTTTTCGTTTTTCAAAATTCCAGCACTGCTGGCTGTTGATACTTCAAAAGATATGCAGAAACACTTAGATCATCCCACACCTGAAGGTGAACAATTAATGAAACAGCATGAATTAAAAAATGAATATAAACAAGAAAATAAAAACAATATGGAAACAACACAAACAAACCCGGAAACAAGCGAATACAAATACAAACCGGAACAGATTGATTGGGAAACATTAAACAACCTCGGTTTAAGCAAAGAGAAACTTGAAAAACTAAATTTGCTTGATCCTTTACTAAAAGGATACAAAACAAATGAACTTGTGCCCGTAAGCCTTAACCTCGGTACTGCCATAACCAGAATGGATGCACGCCTATCCCTAAAACAAAACGACGAAGGACAGGTTGTTTTAGCCATTCACGGCATCCGAAAATCACCCAATTTGAATTATCCTTTTTTCGGTCACGAGTTCAGCAAGGAAGATAAAGACAATCTTCTGCAAACAGGGAATATGGGACGAATAGTAAATCTCACCAATCCGAAAAACAATGAAACCATGCCCTCCATTATTAGCATAGACAGACTGACTAATGAGGTTGTGGCACTTCGTACGGATTTCATTAAAATCCCTGATGAAATTAAAGGAGTAAAGCTTAGCGAAGAACAAAAGCAAACATTAATGGAAGGGAAACCCCTTCCAGTAGAAGGTATGGTCTCCAATAAAGGAAAAACGTTTGATGCATCGGTTCAGTTCAATGCCGATAAACGCTTTGTAGAATTTCTCTTTGACAGAAATACCCCTAACAACCAGCAGAACCAAACTCAGGGAGCACCAAAAAACTTTAGGGACAAAGAACTCGATAATGAACAATATCAAAAGCTCAAAGAGGGTCAAACGGTTTATATCAGCGGTCTTATGGATAAAAAAGGCAAGGAATACAATGGATATATCACGTACAACAAGGAAACCAATAAAACAGAATTTTCATTCCAAAATCCAGATAAAATCAAAGAACAGATAAAACCATCGGAAGCTCATAAAACACAAACCGCCGTCAATTCCGAAGGAAAAACGAACGAAGCTACCAAGAATATAAAGGAGCCTTTAAAATCAGGACAGACAAATCCCAATGACAAAAAACAACAGGAACAACACGAAGAATCCGACTCACCTGCTAAATTAAAAGGGCGAAAAATGTAATCCAGTATGATAACAATTATTGCAGAAAAGCCCAGTGTAGCAAAGGAAATAGCCGTACTGCTAGGAGCCACCGAAAAAAAAGATGGCTACCTGAGCGGTAACGGCTATTTTGTTACATGGGCATTCGGACATTTAGTCGGGCTGGGTATGCCGGCAGATTACGGAATTTCAGGATTTAAGAAATCCGCACTCCCCATAATGCCAAACCCTTTTTTGTTGACGATCCGTAAAATAAAAAATGACAATGGCTATGCTGTTGATCCAGGAGCGGAAAAGCAGTTAAGAATAATAGAAGATGTTATTGGCATGAGTGAAAAGATTATTGCCGCAACTGATGCCGGACGTGAGGGTGAATTAATATTCCGAAACATCTACGAGTTCCTCAAATGCAGTAAGCCATTTGAGCGATTATGGATTAGCTCACTTACTGAAAAAGCTATTAAGCGGGGATTTGAAAATCTTAAACCGGGCAGTGATTTTGACAGGCTTTATAAATGTGCACAAATTAGAAGCCAGGCCGATTGGCTATTAGGTATTAATGCTTCGCAGGCATTAAGTATTGCCGCAGGTGATGGAACTTATTCACTTGGAAGGGTACAGACTCCCGTCCTGGGTTTAGTCTGCAGGCGTTATTTTGAAAATAAAAACTTCTTAATAAAACAATACTGGCAGTTAGAAGTATTACATTCCAAAGAATTCACTGATTTTAAAAGCCTGTCACAAAACAAATGGGAAGATAAAAAAGCGGCAGACAACGTGTTAAAATTAATCGCACGGAGTGGCAATACCGCCTTTGTCACAGCTGCAGAAACCAAAAACATGGCTGAACAGCCACCATTACTTTTTGATCTGACTGGACTTCAAAAAGAAGCCAACTCAAAACTGAATCTTTCTGCAGAGGAAACACTAAGTATTGCACAAAGCCTCTATGAAAAGAAATTTATTACCTACCCACGCACCGGAAGCAAATTCCTTCCTGAAGATACGTGGGCAGAAATCCCTAGACTGATCAGGGTTTTGCAGGACTGCGATGTATTCAGGCAGGCAGTGTCCAAAGTTAAATGGGGCCAATTCAACAAACGCATAGTGAATGACCTGCGTGTAACCGATCATCATGGCCTGCTGACTACCGAGAAAATACCTTCTGCCCTGCCAGCAAAGGAAAACGCAGTTTATAATATGATTGCTTTTAGACTTCTGGAAGCAATTTCGCAGCCATGCATCAGGGAAGTGACCCATATTGCATTACAGGTTTTACATTATGATTTCAGCTTGAGAGGAAGCAAAATAATAGAATCAGGATGGCGTGCAATCAAGCGCAGTTTTTATGATAATGACCCGCAGCAGGAAATTCCCGGATTGAAAATCGGTGATGAACTTAAAATTAGAAGTGCGAATGTTGTCGAAAAGCAAACGCACCCTCCAGTTCTCTATACTGAGGCGGGACTTTTAACTGCAATGGAAACTGCTGGTAAGGAAGTCGACAACAAGGAACAATACAGTGCCTTACAAAATATAGGCATCGGTACGGCCGCAACAAGATCTGGCATTATAGAGACACTCTTTTCTCGTAATTACATACAAAGGGAAGGAAAATCACTGGTACCTACTTCGAAAGGACTAAAAGTGTATGAACTGGTAAAAGGCAAGAAAATTGCCAATGTAGGTATGACTGTAGAGTGGGAAGCTGCCTTAGAGAAAATTGAAAATAACCAGGATGATGCAACGGCTTTTCAAAATGATATCGAAATTTACACAGCATTCATCACTTCTGAATTACTGCAAACTTCTATTGCTGAGAGCAACATCCCTCAACTTGTATGTCCAAAGTGCAAAATCCAGCCACTTATTATTAGTGATAAAATTGTCAAATGCAAAGATGAAGTATGCAACTGGATACAGTTCAGGAATATTTGTGGGGTCCATTTAAGTTTATATGAAATTGACAATCTTGTCACAAAAGGCAAAACATCTTTAATAAAGGACATGAAAAGCAAAGCCGGAAAAAAATTCAATGCTTATATCGCATTAAACAAACAAGCCGGAAGTTTTTTTGATTTTAGTAAATAAAAAGATTTATAATGATTTTCAATTATAAAAGTATATACGAGGAATGACCGTCAAATTATTGATGGTCATTTTTTTTGATCCTTTTGAACTAAATGCTGTAATTGGGGGTCGTTTTTAATACGTTCCAGTTCCATTTCTATAACCATAATTATATCTCGTTTTATCTGTTTATAATTGGCATCAATTTCTTTTTTCATCTTGTCTGTCCCACTTTCATCAATAAAGGATAAGATCTGCGGTATCTTTTGATAGACCTTGGTTTCAGCGGTAATCTTGGCATTATCTACAACAATTTCGGCATGGAAAATTTTCTGCTCGATTCGCTGGTCAAAATTGTCCGACACAGCTCCAACAAAAAACCCTTGGGTTAATGTAGAAATTTTGGAAGCCGGTATAAGGCTGTCTAACTGGGTAGATATTGAGGTCGACGTATCATTTCGATTGATGCTCATGCTTTGTCTTTTCTGTAATACTTTACCGAAACGTTCCGAAAGGCTCTTCGCTGTTTCACCTACCACCTGACCGCTGAAAATGTTTCCCACCGTATTTTGGATAACCTTGCTTTCCTTGTCCCCGTAGTCGCGGTTCAATTGTGAAAAATCCTGAAATCCTAGACACACTGCTACTTTATTGCTACGGGCAGTAGCAATTAGATTATCCAGTCCGCGAAAATAAATGGTAGGCAGTTCGTCTATAATTACCGAACTTTTTAACTGTCCTTTCTTATTAATGAGCTTTACAATACGAGAATTGTAGAGACCCAGCGCAGCTGAGTAAATGTTCTGACGGTCGGGATTATTACCCACACATAGGATCTTTGGTTCTTTAGGGTTGTTGATGTCCAATGAAAAATCATCTCCGGTCATAACCCAATAAAGACTTGGTGAAATCATACGGGACAATGGTATTTTAGCCGATGCAATCTGTCCCTGCAGCTGGTCCTGTGCACCTCCCTGCCAGGCGTCCATAAATGGCGATAAATAGTTCTCCAGCTCCGAATAGGACGTAAGGATGGTAAACACGTCCGCATATCTTTTGTTAAGTAACTCAATGGCATGAGGAAACGTACAATGCTTTCCATTTTCATAGATTTTAAGAAACCATATAATGGCGGCCAAAAGTATAATCGGGCTTTCCACAAAAAAATCACCCTGTTTCTGTATCCAGCTCCTGTTCAGGTTCAGCATTATGGTATATGCCGCCTCGTAGGCATCCGAAATATCGGTCATGAAATCAGGATTAAGGGGATTGCAGCGATGGCTTTTTCTTGGATCATCGAAGTTAATTACATAGAATTTCGGTTTGACTTTGTACTTGTTATGATGCTTTAATAAATGATTATAGGCAATTGTGGAAAGATCGTCAAACTTGAAGTCATAAATATACATTGAAAAGCCTTTTTCAATCTGCTGCTTGATATAATTGTTAATTATTGCATATGATTTACCAGATCCCGGCGTACCCAGGACAATTGTTGCCCTAAATGGATTTACGATATTAATCCAGCCGTCATTCCATTTGTTTTTATAATAAAATCTGATAGGAAGATTGACCGAAAATTCATTTTGCATGAGTCGGGTCTCCTGCTGAAAACTCTCGTTCTCGTTATTGAAAACATCATCCATTAAATTCGTTTTTAAAAGACGACTGCTCCAGACTCCGGCCAGCATTAAAGCTACGTAGCCCAATCCCATGGTCAGGATATAAAAGAAAGGTGCTATTTCCTTTGGCAGCCTTAATAACGAGGTATTAAAAAAGAAAAAGACAAAGCCAATGCTAAAAGCACTAAAGATCTTCAGCCATGTAATTTTCTCATTCTTTACTCCCTTTGTTCCCAGACAGCTTAAAGCCAATAATAATACGGCAAAAATTTTCGTATAAAGTGTATGAGTAAACAAAACTGTCTTACGGTCGAAACTGCCTAAAATATTATTAATGGTTTCCAATGCCCAACCTCTTTCAAGAAAAAAGCCGTAACAGTACCAGTATAAATGCATCAGTACTATCAGTATACTTACTGCTCTCATAAACGCCATTATCTTGGCAAGCCCTCTTAAATCGTCTTCTCCCTGCATTTTATAAAGAATTAGTTATTAAAAAGTGAATTTAAAAAGTGTAATAATAAAAAAAGAGAAAAATGCTGCCAATGTCTGCCAGAGGCATTATTTTTCTGAGCTTACTTAATAAATTTCTTTTATTTGCATAAATGCATAACAATGAGTAATTTGTCTTGCTAATTCTAAAATATTATTCGATGATTCCAAGGATGCCTTTATCTCAATTTCCGGAAATTTCATATCACGACCCGGAAATTGAAAGTGCCTACAAGTGGTTTAGAAGCTATGTCAAGGAATCAGACTGGAATGACCGAAAAATAAAAATCGAAAATTACCTAGGCGGCATCGTCAAGACTTCCGAACCTTTTTCCCAATCAATAGACAAGGGAACCCTGTTGGTCATTCAAAAAGACCAGATTGGCTGGTATCTGTATCTGGTTCATACTTATCTATACGAGCGTCATAAATATGAATTTTACCAGGGAGCGAGGGTGCTGCCAATATTCAAACGTTTGGGAAGCGACCTGCAATTTCTCAAAGGCATAGAAGGTATCAACAAAAAAATGAGGGAACTTCTAAACAAAAGAACCGCAGAGGCTGATTCATTTTTATTTGAAATGTTAACCGCCCTATTGTGGATAAGAAACGGATGGGAAGTTAAGATAATTGAAGAAGGAAAATCAGGCAAAACCCCCGATTTTTTGGTATTGAAAGGAGAAGAGCAATGGGAGGTCGAATGCAAAAGGCAAAAGAAGAGCTCCGACTACACGTATAAGGAAACAGCAAAAAGGCAGATCCTTGTTTCGCACATCAGTACAATACTGCTTCACCATAATATACTGCTCGACATTACATTTCACGTTGAGCTGGTTTCACTTCGCGATACATATCTACTTGATATTCTTAAAGACCTCATTGACAAGAAAACAAAGTCAGGCAGGCTGATTTCGAACAAGGAAGTCGAAATAAATTTATCTTATATTGATATACCTGCCATTCAAAACCATTTAAAAATGCATTTTGTAAAAAGCCATTCTCCCCAGCATCTCGAGCTCATATCCGGAAAGCCTGTCGATCATTCGGCCTTTACGTCAGGTTTTATCGGAAAAATGTTTTTTGTTGGCGATGACAATGCGAACAATCTTTATATAAGAGAAATGACAAATGCTTTCGGAGTCCATTCATACTGCGACTCAAGTGACGCGCTGTCTGCAAAAGCAAGAGATGTTCGCAGCCATATCTATGATGCAATTGGACAGTTCAGCTCAGATACCGATGCCATTATCCATATCGGAATGGAAACCTTCGATGGTCCGGAAGTTGAAAGGAAAAGATTTGAAAAGATGAAAAATACAATGGAAAAGATTCAACCGGGGCAAAATAGGCTCTGCTGGATTTATTATCATTTTTTCCAGTCATACAGCAGGTCCTATCAGGAATGGTTTTTTGATGAAACCGTGAGCCCGGCAACCTCATTTACTAATCCTGTTCCGCCAATTAAAAAAACATTTTTGGTCATTAATGAGGATGAAATTACAATAACGGATGCTTCGCATTGGGAAATTGACCTGCCTTGATCTGCCATCTTTTTTTCA encodes:
- a CDS encoding type IA DNA topoisomerase, yielding MITIIAEKPSVAKEIAVLLGATEKKDGYLSGNGYFVTWAFGHLVGLGMPADYGISGFKKSALPIMPNPFLLTIRKIKNDNGYAVDPGAEKQLRIIEDVIGMSEKIIAATDAGREGELIFRNIYEFLKCSKPFERLWISSLTEKAIKRGFENLKPGSDFDRLYKCAQIRSQADWLLGINASQALSIAAGDGTYSLGRVQTPVLGLVCRRYFENKNFLIKQYWQLEVLHSKEFTDFKSLSQNKWEDKKAADNVLKLIARSGNTAFVTAAETKNMAEQPPLLFDLTGLQKEANSKLNLSAEETLSIAQSLYEKKFITYPRTGSKFLPEDTWAEIPRLIRVLQDCDVFRQAVSKVKWGQFNKRIVNDLRVTDHHGLLTTEKIPSALPAKENAVYNMIAFRLLEAISQPCIREVTHIALQVLHYDFSLRGSKIIESGWRAIKRSFYDNDPQQEIPGLKIGDELKIRSANVVEKQTHPPVLYTEAGLLTAMETAGKEVDNKEQYSALQNIGIGTAATRSGIIETLFSRNYIQREGKSLVPTSKGLKVYELVKGKKIANVGMTVEWEAALEKIENNQDDATAFQNDIEIYTAFITSELLQTSIAESNIPQLVCPKCKIQPLIISDKIVKCKDEVCNWIQFRNICGVHLSLYEIDNLVTKGKTSLIKDMKSKAGKKFNAYIALNKQAGSFFDFSK
- a CDS encoding helix-turn-helix domain-containing protein, whose product is MNIDRMEFISWMERIIERFDLMSAHIIELEKKRGSVDGEELLDNQDILQMLKISSRSLQRYRSSGRLPYYTISGKIYYKLSDVHQFIRESFNVRMPKTYDR
- the mobC gene encoding conjugal transfer protein MobC, whose product is MQGEDDLRGLAKIMAFMRAVSILIVLMHLYWYCYGFFLERGWALETINNILGSFDRKTVLFTHTLYTKIFAVLLLALSCLGTKGVKNEKITWLKIFSAFSIGFVFFFFNTSLLRLPKEIAPFFYILTMGLGYVALMLAGVWSSRLLKTNLMDDVFNNENESFQQETRLMQNEFSVNLPIRFYYKNKWNDGWINIVNPFRATIVLGTPGSGKSYAIINNYIKQQIEKGFSMYIYDFKFDDLSTIAYNHLLKHHNKYKVKPKFYVINFDDPRKSHRCNPLNPDFMTDISDAYEAAYTIMLNLNRSWIQKQGDFFVESPIILLAAIIWFLKIYENGKHCTFPHAIELLNKRYADVFTILTSYSELENYLSPFMDAWQGGAQDQLQGQIASAKIPLSRMISPSLYWVMTGDDFSLDINNPKEPKILCVGNNPDRQNIYSAALGLYNSRIVKLINKKGQLKSSVIIDELPTIYFRGLDNLIATARSNKVAVCLGFQDFSQLNRDYGDKESKVIQNTVGNIFSGQVVGETAKSLSERFGKVLQKRQSMSINRNDTSTSISTQLDSLIPASKISTLTQGFFVGAVSDNFDQRIEQKIFHAEIVVDNAKITAETKVYQKIPQILSFIDESGTDKMKKEIDANYKQIKRDIIMVIEMELERIKNDPQLQHLVQKDQKK
- a CDS encoding RteC domain-containing protein, whose product is MIRSTCENALQVIRKAEQQFSLDPEHIIEKSYHMITVLRNLLSTVKKNVLENGFSDESEEINFFKSIKPQILGKLIFYNKVFRIEASCPVVSGKMHHKYFSNELNLLKQEYKDHFYTTDFYRYYRSGRTEWDHHFFCLGKIDLHEGVNSFVFEIDTQFSTYYDYKVARIIANELLYSYLISKIEPDTQQTNIFSDGNTANRDFFWTDSKNALIELIYALHASGSISHGKAGIRKISMVFQLLFRIQLGDVHHAFHRMKDRTDSKSIFLDQLKSSLKQHMEKEL
- a CDS encoding DUF3945 domain-containing protein; translated protein: MNEQIKEMLNTQEELSDILLVFDKEKKKILAVKGIDQNGNLETVDPTRKNENQFMRVDKQGDLFSNFFSNFFSQLKNPTNFSFFKIPALLAVDTSKDMQKHLDHPTPEGEQLMKQHELKNEYKQENKNNMETTQTNPETSEYKYKPEQIDWETLNNLGLSKEKLEKLNLLDPLLKGYKTNELVPVSLNLGTAITRMDARLSLKQNDEGQVVLAIHGIRKSPNLNYPFFGHEFSKEDKDNLLQTGNMGRIVNLTNPKNNETMPSIISIDRLTNEVVALRTDFIKIPDEIKGVKLSEEQKQTLMEGKPLPVEGMVSNKGKTFDASVQFNADKRFVEFLFDRNTPNNQQNQTQGAPKNFRDKELDNEQYQKLKEGQTVYISGLMDKKGKEYNGYITYNKETNKTEFSFQNPDKIKEQIKPSEAHKTQTAVNSEGKTNEATKNIKEPLKSGQTNPNDKKQQEQHEESDSPAKLKGRKM